A single region of the Epinephelus moara isolate mb chromosome 12, YSFRI_EMoa_1.0, whole genome shotgun sequence genome encodes:
- the LOC126398899 gene encoding terminal nucleotidyltransferase 5A-like, with protein MDESVECAAADSCSDGESINLSVLNWEQVQRLDTILTGSIPIHGRWSFPTLEVKPRDIVKVVRSRMEEKRIHVREVRLNGSAASYVLHEDSGLGWKDLDLIFCAELKGEMEFQIVKDIVLDSLLDFLPEGVNKEKITPVTLKEAYVQKMVKVCNDSDRWSLISLSNNRGKNVELKFVDSLRRQFEFSVDSFQIRLDSLLLFYECSEHPMAATFHPTILGESVYGDFPTALDHLRKRLICTRSPEEIRGGGLLKYCHLLVRGFRAASDAEMKLLQRYMCSRFFIDFPDVSEQRRKLESYLQNHFVDLEDRKYDYLATLYEVVQESTVCLMGHERRQTLSLISSLALRVLAEQNAIPNAANVTCFYQPAPYVSDGNFSNYYVAQVQPIYPCPPSPPQQYIPPQHHPMYATWLPCN; from the exons ATGGACGAGAGTGTTGAGTGTGCGGCGGCCGACAGCTGCTCGGACGGGGAGAGCATCAACCTCAGCGTGCTCAACTGGGAGCAAGTGCAGCGGCTGGACACCATCCTCACCGGCTCCATCCCCATCCACGGCCGCTGGAGCTTCCCCACTCTGGAGGTGAAGCCGCGGGACATCGTGAAGGTGGTCCGCAGCCGCATGGAGGAGAAGCGGATACATGTCCGGGAGGTGCGACTGAACGGCTCCGCGGCCAGCTACGTCCTGCACGAGGACAGCGGGCTGGGGTGGAAAGATCTGGACTTGATATTCTGCGCCGAGCTCAAGGGAGAGATGGAGTTTCAGATAGTCAAAGATATAGTGCTGGACTCTCTGCTGGACTTCTTGCCCGAGGGAGTGAATAAAGAAAAGATCACACCAGTGACCTTAAAG GAGGCCTACGTGCAGAAGATGGTGAAAGTGTGCAACGACTCAGACCGCTGGAGTCTCATCTCGCTCTCCAACAACCGCGGCAAGAACGTGGAGCTCAAGTTCGTGGACTCTCTTAGACGGCAGTTTGAGTTCAGCGTGGACTCCTTCCAGATCCGCCTGGACTCCCTTCTTCTCTTCTACGAGTGCTCGGAGCACCCCATGGCTGCCACTTTCCACCCCACAATCCTCGGGGAGAGTGTCTATGGCGACTTCCCCACCGCCCTTGATCACCTGCGCAAGCGCCTCATCTGCACCAGAAGTCCCGAGGAGATTCGAGGTGGGGGTTTGCTGAagtactgccacctgctggtgcgGGGTTTCCGCGCAGCCTCGGATGCTGAGATGAAGCTGTTGCAGCGCTACATGTGCTCGCGCTTCTTCATAGACTTTCCCGATGTGAGCGAGCAGAGGAGGAAGCTCGAGTCCTACCTGCAGAATCACTTTGTAGACCTGGAGGACAGGAAGTACGACTATCTGGCCACGCTGTACGAGGTGGTGCAGGAGAGCACGGTGTGCCTGATGGGCCACGAGAGGCGTCAGACGCTCAGCCTCATCTCATCGCTGGCGCTGCGGGTCCTGGCCGAACAGAACGCCATCCCCAACGCCGCCAATGTCACCTGCTTCTACCAGCCGGCTCCTTATGTCTCAGATGGCAACTTCAGCAACTATTACGTAGCGCAGGTTCAGCCTATCTACCCTtgtcctccctcccctcctcagcAGTACATCCCCCCTCAGCACCATCCCATGTACGCCACCTGGTTGCCCTGTAACTAA